From Triticum urartu cultivar G1812 chromosome 2, Tu2.1, whole genome shotgun sequence, a single genomic window includes:
- the LOC125541070 gene encoding pre-rRNA-processing protein ESF2-like has product MAETSENEYHTDEEEDLVGEEEGGTGSEGEEVGVTGKKRKRPLKKKSLDGFSKRGVCYLSRVPPHMNPSHVRQIFSKYGEVQRIYLVPEGQGHRKHSNVKAKAYSEGWVEFAKKSVAKRVANLLNGEQIGGKKRSSFYYDIWNIKYLRKFKWDDLVGEIAEKTHIREQKLTLEITAAKKQRDHYLSNAEKSRTQKFIRERIKKKQKPEGKESNDVGETNNDRPIPRQNRAVEERGPNKKAKLSKNILAGVFGGSS; this is encoded by the exons ATGGCAGAGACCAGCGAGAACGAGTACCACACCGACGAAGAGGAAGACCTggtcggagaggaggaaggaggcacCGGGAGCGAAGGCGAGGAGGTTGGAGTGACCGGCAAGAAGAGGAAGCGGCCTCTGAAGAAGAAGAGCCTGGACGGCTTCAGCAAGCGCGGGGTGTGCTACCTCAGCCGCGTCCCTCCCCACATGAACCCGTCGCACGTCCGCCAGATCTTCTCCAAGTACGGCGAGGTGCAGAGGATCTACCTCGTCCCCGAAG GTCAAGGTCATCGCAAGCATAGTAACGTAAAAGCGAAGGCTTACTCCGAAGG GTGGGTTGAGTTTGCAAAGAAAAGTGTCGCCAAGAGGGTGGCTAATCTTCTTAATGGTGAACAAATAG GTGGGAAGAAGAGGTCGTCATTTTATTATGACATCTGGAACATAAAGTATCTCAGGAAGTTCAAATGGGATGATCTGGTTGGTGAAATAG CTGAGAAGACTCATATCAGGGAACAGAAATTAACATTGGAGATAACAGCTGCGAAGAAACAACGTGATCATTATCTCTCTAATGCTGAAAAGTCTCGTACACAGAAATTTATTCGTGAGCGCATAAAAAAG AAGCAAAAGCCGGAAGGAAAAGAATCCAATGATGTTGGTGAGACGAATAACGATCGTCCAATTCCTCGACAGAATAGAGCAGTTGAGGAGAGAGGCCCTAATAAAAAGGCAAAGCTCTCAAAAAATATTCTGGCCGGA GTATTCGGTGGTTCATCATGA
- the LOC125535822 gene encoding RNA-binding protein 48-like: MPRGRDEPATVRVYTVCDESKYLIIRNVPSLGCGDELGTLFSSYGPLEECKAMDAEDCEEYTDVFFIKFSQVSNARFAKRKLDESVFLGNRLQVSYAPQFESILDTKEKLEVRRNEVLGRIRSSVGSRSERLTQYSPGQGSSSGNLHHHMSPNKREYTKTLHASHIEDVRFSHVSSNKDYFPSESMNATVNLVRQKLDKIQSGSDGSNAVAASKKPRVDDRRRI; the protein is encoded by the exons ATGCCGCGCGGCCGCGACGAGCCGGCCACCGTGCGCGTCTACACAGTATGCGACGAGTCCAA GTACCTCATCATCCGGAACGTGCCTTCGCTCGGGTGCGGCGACGAGCTCGGCACCCTATTCTCGTCGTACGGGCCGCTGGAAGA GTGCAAAGCCATGGATGCCGAGGACTGCGAGGAGTACACCGACGTCTTCTTCATCAAGTTCTCGCAGGTCAGCAACGCGAG GTTCGCAAAAAGGAAGTTAGATGAGTCTGTATTTCTTGGCAACCGGCTGCAGGTGTCATATGCACCTCAATTTGAGAGTATTTTGGATACCAAGGAGAAACTGGAAGTCCGGAGAAACGAAGTCCTCGGCCGAATAAGAT CCTCTGTTGGAAGCAGATCAGAACGGTTAACTCAGTATTCTCCAGGGCAGGGATCTTCTAGTGGGAACTTGCATCATCATATGAGCCCCAATAAGAG GGAATACACAAAGACACTTCATGCTTCTCATATCGAAGATGTTCGTTTCAGTCATGTGTCCTCTAATAAG GACTATTTTCCATCCGAGTCGATGAATGCAACTGTAAATCTTGTGAGGCAGAAGCTTGATAAG ATACAGTCCGGCAGTGATGGTTCCAATGCTGTAGCTGCGTCCAAGAAACCAAGGGTCGATGACCGTAGGCGCATTTGA